Proteins encoded by one window of Crassostrea angulata isolate pt1a10 chromosome 9, ASM2561291v2, whole genome shotgun sequence:
- the LOC128164007 gene encoding C-X-C chemokine receptor type 2-like gives MNSSVTRPEHIIPVYLELETLEYAIVVLFITSLGLIGNIIVILKILCDPAFHKTPYIAFLTLALSDLICLILYIVQAVVEHVNIEFANENGEVFMAITYTTTHASAAHVILFLGLRYFYVRAPIKARLLQNKNIIKWSFAIWASSIVFGTLYFVLRFEIPNIDVQAVVLSFRGYLLFLPVCFIVYFHIQKVHELHHSINILGLKSHIRRMSRMLTVILFVYILSALLFPVCFILIYNKVCEEERECTHILIIARIMWLVNASINPVVYFIYSRKTRLFLASLFKKVAKRRSVTGRELISMNNLKTPVTPTKL, from the coding sequence ATGAACTCATCAGTAACACGTCCGGAGCATATCATCCCTGTCTACTTGGAACTGGAGACACTGGAATACGCCATTGTGGTTTTGTTTATCACATCACTGGGATTAATCGGAAATATCATAGTCATACTCAAAATTCTGTGTGATCCAGCGTTCCACAAAACACCCTACATCGCGTTTTTGACTTTGGCGCTTTCTGACCTGATATGTTTGATACTGTATATTGTCCAAGCTGTCGTTGAACACGTAAACATAGAATTTGCAAACGAGAATGGAGAAGTTTTTATGGCGATTACATATACAACTACACACGCGTCAGCGGCCCATGTGATTTTGTTTCTTGGCCTTCGATACTTTTACGTAAGAGCTCCTATCAAGGCTCGCCTTTTACAgaataaaaatatcatcaaatggTCTTTTGCGATTTGGGCATCCAGTATAGTGTTTGGGACATTGTACTTCGTCCTACGGTTTGAAATTCCAAATATTGATGTTCAAGCCGTTGTTCTAAGTTTTCGAGGATATCTGTTATTTTTACCTGTGTGTTTTATAGTGTATTTCCATATTCAAAAAGTACACGAATTGCATCATTCTATTAATATTTTGGGTCTGAAATCACATATCCGGCGTATGTCGCGCATGCTCACAGTGATATTGTTTGTCTATATCTTATCTGCTCTTCTTTTCCCAGTTTGCTTTATTCTTATCTACAACAAAGTATGTGAGGAGGAAAGAGAGTGCACACATATCTTAATCATCGCTAGAATAATGTGGCTAGTGAATGCGTCAATAAACCCTGTTGTATACTTTATATACTCAAGAAAAACACGGTTATTTTTAGCGTCCCTGTTCAAGAAGGTTGCAAAAAGAAGGAGCGTGACCGGAAGGGAATTGATAAGTATGAATAACCTCAAAACTCCAGTGACACCAACTAAACTGTAG
- the LOC128163678 gene encoding uncharacterized protein LOC128163678, whose translation MVNSYVKLYTYQIKMSSNATQHTQLVFQFMSESVYHGMCHKIGTPEDVSYRRDMADISEFLGNLLQRKDQSKEMRSGSHKEGFRLDKSDIDIMILQLNHRVIWDMSQCEVYNADRQKLILCNTSESPPGFALLWLPKGITYMNEYVFSACVRIKERLYISSSKFREITCSLIRPNSTIHGPCGSGLVGRKMHDYAHCFVSDFWPPAASSWMDRCHFWPPQHVSSDIVRNGCHFVAIGHKLGNHSDIEWRISFSQAENKLVYSMNHTQFLIYGLLKLFLEDVINAGLSDEEKMLCSYHMKTAIFWAIQQNMLTHWCPENIMAGFWICFKIVLKWVYNGVCPNFFIPQNNMFLCRIYGEDQRNLFRRLYELYEKGSSLLLHISPIRNYILKFLIYSGPIVSYNCTLGSEVTFDDKLYLAIERSDDIITSNLQSCAKSLLTIERLICSPLTRYTIILLQKLTATVLQSTAFILHNQYIDRNGNKNTYIRDKKALHLLRLSMKFGYVSDMLYIAMFYYKTFRYKDALSIIDISKVKMSQPYVRFRRNGHGWAYIEAVGGQPWSTKITQAIANNLRLDNGICYITELLLEQESGKRSNRTWILISPFILSNMLEFLICRHNDTSRAQAALDNITVLIHHGEESFVAKDTMDISWEILGICQEISGNIQAARFSFQQSLRQYPCCEIQLATRQRIQNLNEQANHRPSVTLINNKNN comes from the exons ATGGTAAACAGTTATGTG aaattataCACTTATCAGATAAAAATGTCTTCAAACGCCACACAGCATAC TCAATTGGTTTTCCAGTTCATGTCTGAGTCAGTTTATCACGGCATGTGTCACAAGATAGGGACTCCAGAAGATGTAAGCTATAGAAGGGACATGGCTGACATTAGCGAGTTTCTAGGAAATCTGTTACAAAGAAAAGACCAGAGCAAAGAGATGCGAAGTGGTAGCCATAAAGAAGGATTCCGATTAGATAAATCAGACATAGACATAATGATACTTCAACTTAACCACCGTGTAATCTGGGATATGTCTCAATGTGAGGTGTACAACGCAGACAGACAAAAACTGATTCTCTGTAACACATCTGAGAGTCCGCCAGGATTCGCATTACTTTGGTTACCAAAAGGAATTACCTATATGAATGAATACGTTTTTTCTGCTTGTGTACGGATAAAAGAAAGGTTGTATATATCAAGTTCTAAATTCAGAGAGATAACATGTTCTTTAATAAGACCTAATTCTACAATACATGGACCATGTGGTAGTGGACTTGTCGGAAGAAAAATGCATGACTATGCCCATTGTTTTGTCAGTGACTTTTGGCCTCCTGCTGCGTCCTCATGGATGGATAGATGTCACTTTTGGCCTCCGCAGCATGTTTCCAGCGACATTGTCCGAAATGGTTGTCACTTTGTTGCAATAGGACACAAATTAGGAAATCATTCAGATATCGAATGGAGAATATCTTTTTCTCAGGCAGAAAACAAACTTGTGTACTCTATGAATCATacgcaatttttaatttatggcTTGCTGAAATTGTTCCTCGAGGATGTAATTAATGCTGGATTAAGTGATGAAGAGAAAATGCTTTGTTCATACCACATGAAAACAGCCATTTTTTGGGCCATTCAGCAAAACATGCTTACTCACTGGTGTCCAGAAAATATAATGGCGGGTTTCTGGATCtgctttaaaattgttttaaaatgggTGTATAACGGAGTTtgtcctaatttttttattccccAAAACAACATGTTCTTATGCCGTATATATGGCGAAGACCAGAGAAATCTATTCAGAAGACTTTATGAATTGTATGAGAAGGGTTCATCTCTGTTGCTACACATTTCACCTATCAGAAACTATATCCTTAAATTCCTAATCTATTCCGGACCTATAGTTTCTTACAATTGCACTTTGGGCTCTGAGGTTACGTTTGATGATAAGTTATATCTAGCAATAGAACGTAGTGATGATATAATAACCAGCAACCTACAGTCCTGTGCAAAATCCCTTCTCACAATAGAACGGTTGATTTGTTCACCTCTGACAAGGTATACGATCATCCTGTTACAAAAGCTTACAGCCACAGTCCTTCAAAGTACTGCTTTTATACTACACAACCAATACATTGATAGAAATGGcaacaaaaatacatatatcagagacaAAAAGGCACTCCACTTGCTTAGATTATCAATGAAATTTGGATATGTGTCGGATATGCTGTACATTGCAATGTTCTATTACAAAACATTCAGATACAAGGATGCTTTATCTATCATAGATATATCAAAAGTCAAAATGTCACAACCGTATGTCAGGTTTAGAAGAAATGGACACGGTTGGGCGTATATTGAGGCTGTAGGAGGACAACCTTGGTCTACGAAAATTACACAAGCAATAGCAAACAATCTCCGGCTTGACAATGGAATTTGTTACATTACAGAGTTGTTACTAGAACAGGAGTCTGGTAAACGGAGCAATAGAACTTGGATCCTCATATCCCCATTCATTCTGTCAAATATGCTAGAGTTTTTAATCTGTAGACATAACGACACATCGAGAGCACAAGCGGCTCTAGATAATATAACTGTTCTTATACACCACGGCGAAGAGAGTTTTGTGGCTAAAGATACTATGGATATTTCGTGGGAGATTCTTGGGATCTGTCAAGAGATCTCGGGCAACATCCAGGCGGCCCGGTTTTCATTTCAGCAGTCACTCAGACAGTATCCATGTTGTGAAATACAACTTGCTACCAGACAGAGAATTCAAAACTTAAATGAGCAAGCAAATCATAGACCATCAGTCAcgttaattaataataaaaacaattag